The genomic window GGCAATGTTTAATTATGGTGTTGGCGGCAACGAGGTGAAAGTAGACGCTAATGAAGCTATTCAGGAAATACAGGAAAATAAATCACTGATAGTAAGCCAGCTTACAACTGATGAATCTTATACCCCTGAAATTGTAACAGGATTAAAAACTGTGGATGACGTCTTCAAACATTTCCAGCCTTCTGTAAATGTACAGCACGAAACAGAAGACGGCAATGTGGTGGAAGAAGAATTCCGTTTTCAAAATCTTGCGGATTTCACTCCCAAAAATCTTACTCAGAAATCAGATTATTTGCAGCAGCTTAGCATGGAGCAGGAGCAATATAATAAAATCGTTCGTCAGCTAAAAACGAATAAAATTCTGCGTAATATGCTGGAAAACGAGCAGACAAGAGCTGCTTTTGTGGAAGTGTTGAAAGAAGTGGCACAAGAACTTGAAAAATAATTTTAAAGACTTTACATTAGATCATGGATAGTAAATTAC from Chryseobacterium camelliae includes these protein-coding regions:
- a CDS encoding type VI secretion system contractile sheath small subunit — encoded protein: MAMFNYGVGGNEVKVDANEAIQEIQENKSLIVSQLTTDESYTPEIVTGLKTVDDVFKHFQPSVNVQHETEDGNVVEEEFRFQNLADFTPKNLTQKSDYLQQLSMEQEQYNKIVRQLKTNKILRNMLENEQTRAAFVEVLKEVAQELEK